A region from the Chelmon rostratus isolate fCheRos1 chromosome 6, fCheRos1.pri, whole genome shotgun sequence genome encodes:
- the LOC121608446 gene encoding uncharacterized protein LOC121608446 gives MSDYSSDEEYDFSTQPEGYLYEPEYTDAELYQMEVERAEREREMASRDVEREIGAAAARPRVTDTRWCTCNKCEVMQTEVECYCCHEWDLVMPRMQDLSIDEEAGASAAVCITNNNDLPAILNAGVLETFFHIPKINWKKRPKPAGPDGQLSAEQYRLVAYRIIMEWALKGQTLGPGNRRVLPSCVVALIRRTYPSPSGQYAGFKESNDALQLF, from the exons atgtctgactacagcagcgacgaagaatatgatttcagcacacaaccagAAGGATATCTGTATGAACCCGAATATACGGATGCAGAACTCTATCAGATGGAGGTAgaacgggcagagagagagagagagatggcgagcagagatgtggaacgtGAAATCGGGGCCGCAGCTGCGAGACCTCGAGTGACTGATACAAGGTGGTGTACGTGCAACAAGTGCGAAGTTATGCAGACCGAGGTTGAGtgctactgttgccatgaatggGACCTCGTAATGCCTCGCATGCAGGACCTTTCCATTGACGAGGAGGCTggcgcatcagcagctgtctgcatcacCAATAACAACGACTTGCCTGCAATcctgaatgctggtgtcctcgagacttttttccacatcccgaaaataaactggaaaaagcgccccaaacctgctggacccgatggccagttgtctgcaga acagtacaggCTGGTCGCCTATCGCATCATAATGGAATGGGCTCTGAAAGGACAGACGCTTGGTCCTGGCAACAGAAGAGTTCTTCCCTCCTGCGTGGTGGCGCTAATAAGAAGAACATATCCATCACCAAGTGGACAATATGCTGGTTTCaaagagtcaaatgatgcactgcaattgttttag